Genomic segment of Triticum aestivum cultivar Chinese Spring chromosome 6A, IWGSC CS RefSeq v2.1, whole genome shotgun sequence:
AGGTCCGGCACGCCCTCCCGGAGATAGTAGCAGAGGGCTCCCCGATAGAGTTCACAGCGTCCAGTATAAGTCGAGGTCGGCGGGGTCGCAGCCGTAGTACCGGTTGTACTGCACGTTCCCGTCGCGGTTGTCGACGATGAACTCGCAGTCCCGAGCAAAGCGCACACCTCGTTGAGGTGGGAGGGCACCATCCTGTGGTTGACACAACGCGGAGGGGGGAGGAGCAGGGGCGCCTCCTCACAACGGCTTAGGCGAGGTAGCACCTCTACGACGCGGGGCAAAGACCTCCGGTGGTGATGGAAGAAAAGGCGCCAGCGGCCTGGGCGAATGTTTGATCGAGATGGCGACGACGTGACACCGGATCGCAGGGCACTGGCGCGCAGATTGGAAGGTTGCGAGCTCGCGGTCTCCGTGGCCGCTGCGGGCAGGCCGACGGAGAGGAGCGAGGGCGGCCCAGCGTCAGCGTAGGGGGAGAAGAGGCACTCGAAGTCGCTGCCGGCCTCGATCGGCTTGGCCTTCCGTCAAGAACTGAGCTATGTATTTATAGAAGCCCAACAACGTCGAAAAACAACGATAAGCGGCGGACAAACCGACTAAGCGACATCACGAACCATCGCAGCGCTCCAACTACGAACACAAACACAACACGGCAGCAAAGTCTAGAAGCAGCAGGAAAAGCGGTTGCATGGGCCATAGGTGGTCACATAAAGAAAATTAGCTGTACATGCATGGCCCATCCACGTCGCCGTATGAGGTTTCACCGCCCGACAAACCAGCCGTTTGATCTGGAAAGCAAATCTCCAACAGAATGGCTAGATCCACACGAATAGTTGGACATCACGTTAAGAAAATTTTCACGGGACAGTTAGATCCACAAGCAGATCTTACCCCTCCACCTACCAAACTAATGCACGTGTCCAACACCAGATTATCAGGAAGTCATTTTCACACAAGTGGCGAAACGTCGAAGCGAAATCATCTACTGGAATAGAGGCTTGGGTATGCTAGTGTCCAAAACGTTCTTATAtcatggaatggagggagtaaaaaaGAGACGGAAAGAGTACATGCAATGCAAGACAAGTATTGTCTTTACTATAAGAACAAGAGACATGGGTGATCTGATTCTGATTACAGCGATCTCATGCATTATTCACCGGCATCGTCTCAATAAATAAACCGTGTATAATACTCATAAATTGCTAACATGTACTTCCTGGAAACAAAAACTAATGTTTACGGCCGAAGAGGCGAAACCAGATTGATTTAATGCGGCCCTGCACCGACGTCGCGGACCGGCGTTGCACCGACGTCGTGGACGCCGAGGCGTAAGGCTTCTCCTTCTCCAAGGCCCAGCTTGACGCGTGGCGGCGCGTGCAAAGCTCGTCCGTGCAGGCGCAGGCCAGCCCCATCCTCTCCAGGTCATGCGCCTGCACGACCTCGTCCGCCACCGCCGACGTGCTGATGACATGTATGTCGCACCGGACGGAGAAGCAGTCGTCCACGAGGTACTCGGAGCTCTCCAGCTCCTCCCTTGTGATGAGCGGGTAGAACCAGAAATCGCCCGTGTGATCGAAGCTCGATCGGTGGCTAAGATAGTGCGGCGTGGCCGGCGCCGGCTTGCCGTGGTGAGGGACCAGCGTGAGCCGGACGGTGGCGTTGATCGGCTGGCTGACGCGCTCGGTGGTGAGCTTGAGGGCGAGGGCGACGTACTCGGTGTTTTTCAAGGGTCGTGGGTAGTACACGATGCACCACGAGCACCCGGCTGCCTCGAACTCGCATGATCGCAGCTTCGCGCCATTGCGGAGCTGCTTGCTCTGCGAGTAGCCGGCGATTTTGAGCAGGTGGCAGCCGCCGGTGGTCGCCGTAGTGGAGATGGTGGAGGCGGAGACGATGTCGCTTTCCTGTGACGACATGGTGGACTCTACCAAATACGCAGCACCCAAGAAGATGCCAACGACGATAAGGATACGTAGCGGATTTATATACACGTACGTCCACATGCCTTATTCTTAGATTAGAAAAACGGTGCTGGAAGATCGCAATAAACATTAAATCTAGGACGCCGATGAGTGCCACAAGTGTGGGCGTTAGAGAGTCCGTTCAcatattttgtgtggtgtataagagaAACAGCCCACACActtacgtgtgggcaaaacaattaGCGCCCACACGTCTTTTTTTCCCCTTccgatccctctcacacgcgtgcgtgtgggcgaaattgataacgcccacacgcccgtatgtcaggcctcgtgCCTCCTGGTCCCGCACGCCACGTGTGACGgtcaccgcgcgcccgcagttgccatggtccagaccctcgtccatatTGGTTTaattgcagttgccatgtcgctgaactacggttgccatgtcggacaactgcagttgccatggttgctcaactgcagttgccatgtatggtctgatctaatgtagttgccatgatttcataactttagaagttgccacatactaacactaggcagttgagagagttgccatgtgctcacaagcatgctagggcagttgccatgtaaaaaggaaaagttgccatctgcttacgtgcacgttagggcagttgccatgtacatgcacgttagggcagttatcatgtaccatgcaaaaacatatggcaactcggtaaaagagagttgccatctgcttacgtgcacactaggcagttgccgtgtaccctgcaaaacacatggcaaactcgggtaaaaaaagagagttgccacctgcttataaaagcacactaggggcagttgccatgtgcagtgcaaaaacacatggcaactaatagcttgggtgtgggagaggagaagagcgtgtgggcaagatgccaaatgcccacacactagcccttgtgtgtgcgtacaaagtggcgtgtgggcgaactgctgaacgcccacacaccagcccctcctgTGTGGTGAAACGGCCGTGTAGGCGACCggctgaacgcccacacaccaggcCAGTCCTACATGGCACTAGAAACATACCAAGATTCGTGCGCTCACGaacggacgcggatccacgcgtgtggggagatgcaaacgcccacacgtgtgagcGTTAACATTTTCATAAATCTAACTCCCCTAAAAAAATCTAACTGATTTGGACCTTTTCTATAGGAATCCGTTTGGGCTATTAAGcatggacgagacttgcctgctcctcgCTTGTGCGTCCATCTATGCTCTCACATTcatggcttgatttgattggaacaaaacgATATGGTAAAATTAATTGGTGTTATACCTATATCTATCtatttatatctatatctattaTTATATACCTATACCTATTAATAAAGTACAGAGTGCTTCTGCCTGTCCACCGTTGTATATTTTTTTATAAAGGATTGGACTAACTATCGACTGATCGGTAGTTAGTAACAGATCCAAACGATTTCTTCAGCGTCGGAGGCTGCGTACACCAGAACGATTTCGAAAGGCAACCGTGATAGTGAGTGTGGCGTGCGAGCCGGTTTCTAATTGGTTTCCAACtctgtatgcatgcatgcatataaaaTAGAAATGATGACATCAACAAAGATTCCAACGAAAAtcaaaattcaaaatgttttgtagcccAAACCACCGACCCGATCGAAAATTGTTTTCACATAAAAATAATAGTCACGACGAGACCTTCGAAACAAGATCTCTATATTGATATGTTCTGACGACATTATTTTTAGTAAAAAGTTACCACGTTTGGGGTATGCAAGTTATCAGGACGCGGAGTTTCTGCTctcgggctcatctgcacccgcgcttgaaaaaaaaccaaaacaaagactagaaaaaataaaaaaaaatccacttttttgtgtggtagatgatttgatgcgtgaggtccgttccaaatttcaactcatttggacatctaagcagctctcggcaaaaaagacaaaatcggggtctgtaaaaaggtttactgttcatgcactgttctaaccatatttgtcttttttgacgAGAGATGTCCAAATGTgttgaaatttggagcggacctcacacataaaattatctaccacacaatttttttggatttgttttggatttttctagtatttgttttgattttttctgagcgggagcagatgagcctgggcactgAGTTGGATTTCCGAAGTTATCACGTCTATCTTACATAAGttaccatgatgtttacataggcaAATTCCGGGTATACAGATGATTTCTTCCAACTTTCTCCACACATGCAAATGCACATAAAGTGCACAAAGCTAATGTCATCATAGATTATCTTTATTTTGAtatttcaaaatgttttgtagctcaaacgaTCGGTTCGATTGAAAACCCGTGTTCACACAAAAAAACGCCATGACCAaaccttcgaaactagatctcatgttggcaTGTTCCGCCGACTTTTTCTTCTGGATCAAAAGTTGCCATGCTAAGTAAGGTATCAGCTCTGTTTTacatatattaccatgttatttacacagatGTTACCGAAGTatattttcaacaactttttccccAGGGTCAAAGTTATTTTCGTGTCTTTACATAAGTTATTTGGCCCGGGAGCCtttattaccatgttatttatagAGTATGTTTTCAGTAACTTTTTTCCACAGGTTAAAATAGTCATggtgtttgtacataagttatcagatCTAGGAGCGTATATTATCATCTTATTTACACAGAAATTGTCAGTGGTATGTTTTGAACAACTATTTTCCACGGGTCAAAATCATCATGGTGTTTGTACCTAGGTTATCAGGTCCGGGAGcctatattaccatgctatttacacaaaaagTTATTGGTGGTATGTTTTTAACatctttttttctaggtcaaagttatcatggtatttgtacctaagttatcaggtttgCGATGTGTATATTACCATGCAATTTACAAATAAGTTACCAGGGGTGTTTTTCATCAACTTatttttggaaatatgccctagaggcaataataaagtggttattattatatttccttaatcatgataaaagtttattattcatactataatgatattgatcggaaacttaaatacatgcatgaatacataaacaaatatcaagtccctagtaagcctctactagactagctcgttaatcaaaagatggttaaggtttcctgaccatagacatgagttgtcatttggtaactgagggagtcctggattagggggtcctcgaacagctggactatatactttggccagactgttggactatgaagatacatgattgaagacttcgtcccgtgtccgggtgggactctcctttgcatggaagacaagcttggcaattcggatatgtagatatcctcccttgtaaccgactttgtttaaccctagccccctccagtgtctatataaaccggaggatttagtccataggacaacaacaatcataatcataggctagcttctagggtttagcctctacgatctcgtggtacatcaactcttgtaatactcatatcatcaagatcaatcaagcaggaagtagggtattacctccatcgagagggcccgaacctgggtaaacattgtgtccaccgcctcctattaccatccgccttagacgcacagttcgggaccccctacctgagatccgccggttttgacaccgacaatggtgctttcattgagagttccactgtgccgtcacgataaaggcttgatgacTCCCTCGATCATCGgcaacaatgcgatccagggtgaggttttctccccggacagatcttcgtattcgacggcttcgtactgcgggccaactcacttggccatctggagcagatcgagagctacgcccctggccgtcaggtcagatttggaagcttaaactatactgctgacatccgcggagacttgatcttcgacggattcgagcccatgtcaggtgcgccgcacaatcacgacgagcatgacttagctctgccgtcggacggtgttcgggagatcatacctgtggctactccggccctcaatccggagcagatcgcgccgttCGAGGACGGGCgtatggaccccgccacggaggccgcacactcagcggcaatagagccgaatactgacttcacctcctatgagacccgtgttgccggatccttggattcgtccccggccacgggctccgaaccgcctacttccgtgcctatcgaatctgattgggcaccgatcatggagttttcctccacggttatctttcagcactcgcccctgggcgacgtgctaaattcattaaggtctctctctccttgttaggagacccttggccgaactatgtccgacttgattgggaagcggacgatgaagaaattcgttccccacccaccacccacttaatagccagtgtcgacgacttaaccgacatggtcatgcttgtctgggacagcgcgttcacatgtatgtagcagaactagctcatgttttggagcttgctatcgtagttcaactccggagaatctcgcaacgtcatctcgtcgaattgtgttgcaaactttcttatgcagacatgttgagtctgaagtattttgttactaaccagatctgaatctcaggcagatatgatggttggaacattcccaacatttgcattttgttcccagcttgcaccaccgttgtgccaatttcccatggacTGCTCTCTCAGTAATtgctgttcaggatcatcttcaaaagtgttcctaccatgggtcccatccatttcggATGATAAgaaaaaaatcatccattacgttgtcttcaacaatgtagtccacatcatccattctagtatgagtatgccatttcttcaagctccttcacacgatcgtttgtgattgccttcggctggtataaagagtttcaatgatctttttatcaaaagtaattctttttgccacttaagggaataattccacGAGTCACCTCTTCTTAGGTGTCCTGTTATGGAATCAtgacaattatctcctcgctactttgaaaccttgcaccatcctactccagcgtgGGGTTGTTacttaccaaattaaacttttgtCATCTGTTACTTTCCATCTCTCTCGATGTGTGTTTTTACTCTCAACATAAGAGGTGTtcctacgtctcattccgtgagttgattgTCAGTTGCTTGATCATCGTGAAGATCGATTATTCTAGAGTTTcccctttcttctcgttgtcatgttggatggagttctcagagcaagacatcgagacaaggatgatgatcgaatcaacgttcttttgaagtgcaacctggatcatgaagtttgtgttagctttgtgtcctctttgtctccttacctcacgtcctgaatctcgggacaagattcttatttggtgggggtgagttgtcacagccctagcttcatCTTTGTTTGTGGactagtcttgtgttgcatcatacTTAAGTTTcaattaaacttgaaatggggaataATCAAACCCTAGCACTTTGAAATCCAACTAGGTCCAGCTTTAAAAAAAtgcattcaatgaacccaaaatgccttcatcaatgtttgataattttggcaaggcctttattccaaaccaaaaatagtgaacatttttggggaatattttggatcattggattaaatcataaagtatttgaattggggcatttaaatgctattaatattttaaatgctctaataattcta
This window contains:
- the LOC123130870 gene encoding BTB/POZ and MATH domain-containing protein 1-like, translated to MSSQESDIVSASTISTTATTGGCHLLKIAGYSQSKQLRNGAKLRSCEFEAAGCSWCIVYYPRPLKNTEYVALALKLTTERVSQPINATVRLTLVPHHGKPAPATPHYLSHRSSFDHTGDFWFYPLITREELESSEYLVDDCFSVRCDIHVISTSAVADEVVQAHDLERMGLACACTDELCTRRHASSWALEKEKPYASASTTSVQRRSATSVQGRIKSIWFRLFGRKH